From Mauremys reevesii isolate NIE-2019 linkage group 10, ASM1616193v1, whole genome shotgun sequence, the proteins below share one genomic window:
- the LOC120374118 gene encoding melanin-concentrating hormone receptor 1-like has protein sequence MLFFFSAGTKETKDHGSIVLPVIFGIICLVGTVGNSIVIYTITKRPKRNHNTADVFIVSLSITDLLFLLGMPLLIHQLLGNGVWLFGATMCTIITALDANSQFASTYILTAMAIDRYLATVHPIRSAYMRTPCTAALVILLLYLLSLLTIVPVFMYTQPIALPGSKAGCGIILPNLSVDIYWYTLYQFFLAFVIPLSVICIVYLKIQKHISCRVLPLPQRNFRARTKKIMRMAITICSAFFICWAPYYILQLVHLKVTQPSLMFLYAYNVAISLGYASSCINPFIYIVLSDTFQRNLVKAICPGQQARRGDRHATGKVSPSVKISPGPNQETYLSMTYAHNIDNCIALSVMVP, from the coding sequence ATGTTGTTCTTTTTCTCAGCAGGCACCAAGGAAACGAAAGACCACGGTAGCATCGTCCTCCCTGTCATTTTTGGCATAATTTGCCTGGTGGGCACGGTAGGGAACAGCATTGTGATCTACACCATCACCAAAAGACCCAAGAGAAACCACAACACTGCAGATGTCTTCATCGTGAGCCTCTCCATCACAGACCTCCTGTTCCTGCTGGGCATGCCCTTGCTTATCCATCAGCTCCTAGGGAATGGGGTCTGGCTTTTCGGGGCTACCATGTGCACCATCATCACTGCTTTAGATGCCAACAGCCAGTTCGCCAGCACGTACATCCTCACGGCAATGGCCATCGACCGCTACCTGGCCACAGTACACCCCATCCGCTCTGCCTACATGCGCACCCCCTGCACAGCCGCCCTGGTGATCTTGCTGCTCTACCTGCTGTCTCTCCTAACCATTGTACCAGTGTTCATGTACACCCAGCCCATTGCTCTGCCTGGCAGCAAAGCTGGGTGTGGCATCATCCTACCCAACCTCTCGGTTGATATCTATTGGTACACACTGTACCAGTTCTTCCTGGCGTTTGTCATCCCGCTCTCAGTCATCTGCATTGTGTACCTGAAGATACAGAAGCACATTTCATGCAGGGTGCTGCCACTGCCCCAGAGAAACTTCCGAGCCAGGACTAAGAAGATCATGCGGATGGCAATAACCATCTGCTCTGCCTTTTTTATCTGCTGGGCGCCCTATTATATCCTGCAGTTGGTCCATCTCAAAGTCACCCAGCCCTCCCTTATGTTCCTCTATGCCTACAACGTAGCTATCAGCTTGGGTTACGCAAGCAGCTGCATCAACCCATTCATATACATTGTGTTGAGTGACACTTTCCAAAGGAACCTGGTGAAGGCAATCTGCCCAGGACAGCAGGCCAGAAGAGGTGACAGACACGCCACTGGGAAAGTCAGTCCCTCCGTGAAAATAAGTCCTGGGCCAAATCAGGAGACCTATCTTAGCATGACATATGCTCATAATATAGACAACTGTATCGCACTCTCTGTCATGGTTCCTTAG
- the B9D1 gene encoding B9 domain-containing protein 1, with protein sequence MAAAAAAPTVFLLMVNGQIESAQFPAFDELYCKYCFVYGHDWAPTTGLEEGISQITSKNRDAQQALVWNFPIDITFKSTNPSGWPQIVVSVYGPDLFGNDVVRGYGAVHVPFTPGSHRRTIPMFVPESTSKLQKITSWLMGRHPEFTDPKVVAQGEGREVITVRSQGFVTISFNVVTKDMKKLGYDVSPSDMQNPSVVSLTDGIHNH encoded by the exons ATGGCAGCCGCCGCCGCAGCCCCCACCGTCTTCCTGCTCATGGTGAACGGGCAGATCGAAAGCGCCCAG TTCCCAGCGTTTGACGAGCTCTACTGCAAGTACTGCTTCGTCTACGGCCACGACTGGGCCCCCACCACG GGTTTGGAAGAGGGAATATCTCAGATCACCTCTAAAAACAGAGATGCACAGCAAGCCCTTGTGTGGAATTTTCCAATTGACATCACCTTTAAAAGTACCAACCCCTCTGGCT GGCCACAAATAGTGGTAAGTGTCTATGGACCTGATCTTTTTGGAAATGATGTCGTCCGAGGTTATGGAGCTGTTCATGTTCCGTTCACACCTGGAAG TCATAGAAGAACCATTCCTATGTTTGTTCCAGAATCCACGTCTAAGCTGCAAAAAATTACGAG TTGGCTTATGGGAAGACATCCAGAGTTCACTGACCCCAAAGTGGTAGCGCAGGGAGAAGGCCGAGAAG TGATCACGGTGCGATCCCAAGGCTTTGTGACCATTTCCTTCAATGTGGTGACTAAAGACATGAAGAAACTGGGCTATGACGTAAGCCCGTCAGACATGCAGAACCCTTCAGTAGTGTCTCTTACAGATGGGATTCATAACCATTAA